In the genome of Rhopalosiphum padi isolate XX-2018 chromosome 1, ASM2088224v1, whole genome shotgun sequence, the window TCCAAGCAAATACAGCACTAAAATCATAGTatagttgtattaatattagagactcaaacatacaaataataagaaaaattatccTAAATTGTAAGACATCTTACCATTCTGCAATCTTTCGATGACATCGCATAACACTATTTTCAATATCAATTGGATGATAACGCATTCCTCGAAGAATAATTGTTTCGTCCAGAGCACCAACCACAAAAACGGCATCATGAAGctctgaataaataaaatattatacaatatttaaaaatattacttcaataataatattactcatgAAACATCTTTCTGAAGATTCAATTAGAGTTCATgcacttattataaattttttaaatttatatagttttaagttcattttataacattggatgatataatatatatattttattaattttactttttttgattGAAGTTTCAAGTATATTAAGATtcaggaatattattatttgaagaaattaaaataaataattttgtaaaaaaataataaatcttacaTATATTAGTTAATAGACTATAGAAtctaattactttaattttcaaattaataatgtgtgtataaataaaaaaaaattatatacattaaacaatgttaataaactattaattgtaTGTTACATACCTGGTAATTCAGCAGGAGCAGTAGCATTGCTACTTAGAGTGGATTGGTTAGACGAGGCAAGTGACAAATCACTAAGAGACATTATGTCAATAGTGTCTGTTGAATGTAATGCAACACTTGATGGTGTCGATGTTGATTCAGTACGCCTTAAAAATCCAAGATAACCGGTTCTAGCATAAACTTCGCCTGTGCTACCAGTGACTAGTCGTGCATTGAATTGTTCTGATCCATTTCCACCATCTGATATTTCATTGCCAAATACGCTAAAATATCCACTGGCGTTATGTGGCGCTTGTACCCAAATTTCACCCAGATGAGAATCACCACAATGACCCTTCGTGTCTGGATGGGCGATGATTACTTTAACACCAGGTAACAATTTCCCTGATTCTAGCAAGCACAATGAATGCGGGCTGCCGCGTTCCACCAGGGAAACTCGATCATTTCTTAAGGCTCGTAGGTCAACATATACACATGATGGTTCTGGACTGGACGCTCCTTGCAAACATATGGCTACATTCACACGACATCCAAAACTGGTAGACACAGCTCGGGGACTGAGTCCAAGAGCAGAGAATAACTTTGAGAATGATGTTGTCAGGTTTATTCGAGGTCTTTCTTCGGCGACTACAACACATGTACGTACACATGCTAAATTCACACCTCGTTGTTTCAAAAGTCCTACAGATGAAGCCAAGCCTTTGGTACACAGTTCCATGACacctacatgaattaaaatgtatggttagtaaaaatatcattgttgtaattagtaattttgacgaataaaatataaattaccataAGAACAAAACGTGTCTCGAACTTGATATTGGCTAACAGCTGAGAGCCATAGACCAggatttatttcaatttcagaTGGAGGTATAAGAATTGAATGATGACCAGAATATACActgaaatcaattaaaaaataacaacattaatttatactGAATACactttattagtaaattattaatacacacCTGCTTAAGCACCACAAAGCGAACCCTAAACCACAGTATGGATCTAAACACAACGCAATATGTCTTGATGGATAAAGTTCACATGCTAATTTCATAGATCTACACAATGACGTGACAGCGGCATGTGACATTTTAATTCCAGCTAACATTCCAGTAGTAGAAACACtgtaagtataaaaatgaatagaaaTACAATGTCATTATTGATTTGATTGCTTTGATATACCTGAAGTCCAAATAAGCTAGAAGTTCAGCAGTTGGTGCTCGGTAAGtgggtacaatttttttctttggcATATCATCAGTGTCCAAGATTACTGGCCACGATTTTACATCCACCACATTGCTAGCTTCTTTTGACTTGAGAAGTTTTATGATACTTTGATTAGATAAGACTAATGTAGACTTGCTGACATCTACAATCATTCGCACTGTTGGTAGAGTAGTCTGAAGATTTTGTGGATGAGGGGGTCGTATTGTCACAGGAACAGCACCTAAAacatgaacatatttttaatacaattatttatattgtagttattattttttttttttatttaaacttaccGACATACAAACAACCATAAAATGCACATATGAGATCAATTCCTGGAGGGAAGATAAGTGCAACATGATCACCAGTATTCACTTTGGCTCGTTCATTCAACAAGTTTGACACTTTCTCTGCTCGTTTATGTAACTGTGAACAAGTTAATGTGGCAGCTGCACCGCCTTTTGCATTCACCAAAGTAAATATTACATGATCAGGATCTCTAATTGCCCTCATCTTGAGTATTTCAGATATGAAAAGATACTGTAAACACAAAACCATAATAGATTTAGACTTTACTagatagattatttaaattatattagatattattatatgagcaTATCTTCTTACAGTTTTGTTAGAATCTGATTCCATATCAATGATGCCAATATCACGCCCTTGTGCTGTAGCCAAACGATTACCTTGCACTATTGTTCCAACCATCACAGACGCAGGTCCCACGTCTGAAACAGTCCCGCCAACTAggcaaaattatatgaaaacttCTTTTTTATTTCCACCCCAATTCccccatataaatatataatttaataatagatacctGAATGTACTTCTCGTGGCTTAGGTAAGTTTGTAACACATGTGTGAGGACACATAAGTACATTAGCCGGATGTAGATTTCCATCTAAAAATCTTCTTTTGCATTCAGACAAATGAATTCCTCCTAATGGTGTCTTGGGAAGATAATTAGGTGGTACTAATGCTAAACAGTACAGCCCAACTTGATGAATGGAATCGACTGCTTGAAGTACTCTGGACATCCATTGAAAACTTTCTTCTTCACTGCATTCGGGTCGTTGTTCAGCAATAACGCATATACGCTCGTCACGCAATACACGTATAGCAAATACAGCGATTCTTCCtctatatataaatttcattgGTTCCACAGCCAAAACAGTGGCAATAATGTCGTCAGCGTTATGCTTGCGTCCAGTAACTGTCATGAGACCATCTCGAGATCCACACACAAATACTAGTCCACCAGGTCCAAGGAATCCAAGAAGACCTGATCTTGTATATTCAATTGTATCATTTGTAGGTTTTCCATCTTCTCCGATTGGTGCAACTCTGAATGTTGCGTTGGATAAGCCTGGAAGTCCCCAGTAATTGCATGTTGTCGTACTGAGTCCACCCATACAAATTTCTCCAACTTCGTCAGTTTTACACATATAAGGTATACCGTCCATTTTAACAACTACCATTGAACAATTGGGCATAACTTGACCACAGTCTTGAAGAGTTAATGAAGTTAGTGAATTTTCTTGGTCCACACGAACTACACCATAACTTAAGCCAGACATTGATAAGACACCACGTCCAGTTGCATTTACTCCAGCTCTGCCAGgtctaaaagttttaaatatggttattttaagtaatttaatttattcaaatcatgAAATTTACCTTCTAACAGAAACTGTGAGACATTCACTTGATGAGGCACATGGGCACAGAGCATCTGGTCGCAAACCTTTAGATTGAAAAACGGCTAAAAATTGATCACATGATGACAAAGACCACGGGTTAGCTCCATCACCAACCAATAATAATCTCAATGAACTAAGAACAATATCTTTGTGATCTTTGGTCGCTAAAAGACCCCAATGCAAGTCTCGAGACTTAACTACTGCTACACTTGCTGCAATATTTAAGGTttatatagtacaaaatatattagctaattgtaaaaatgataaaaataaaatttttacctCTATATTTTGTAATCATTTGCATCCAAGAAGCTGGGTTGACTTTCATTAAAGCATATGGAATATATATCACATGCATGCCATTTAAGATAGATGTTAAAACAGAATGCCATAGGCCAGTTTCACGTTTAAAATCGAGAACACATACCATGGTGTCACCTTCAGTATAGTTACAAGATTGGCTCAAAGCCCGACACTGGTTTAACATAGCTGTGCGACTTACACTTACACCCATTACAGAACCTTCTTTATCAGTGGTGTATTCTATGTAAGATGGAGTGTCTTCACCAATATGAGGTGGTGGACACCAGTCCTTAGGAGTCTTGGGTAGGTGTTCGGTGACAAACCAATGTAACTTTGGCCAGCCTTTAAATGCTACTACATCGCCAGTAGCTGTTTTTGGAAGACCTTTTAGACACACATCAGATGTCAGGGCTACTTGAACACCACAGCTACCTAATAGAAATCCTATTTGTTGTGACCCTGCATCTCTGCGAGTTAATGGCACTTCAATTGGCACAGGTACGATTCCAGCGAATATGCAACCGTAAAAAGAGCACAGGAAGTTTAATGGGTCACTGTTCGGATAGACTAGAGCTACACGGTCACCATGTTTCAAGCACTCTCCACCACCATTACCTTTGACTAGTGGACGGTTTAGGAGAGTGTAGGCCACTTTGTGAGATCTGCTAAGAAGTTTACCTGAGAAAAAaacagtaattataaatatatatattatgaataaacgggattaaaaaaataatgattaaaataaaaacaaaatattaccgTAAGTAAGTGTGATGCTTAATTTTCCATTAGGATCCAATACAGTAGCTACGGGAGCTTTAAAAGTACTCGAACCATAACGTTGCAGAGCAGCTTCCAAATTACGAGGAAGTCCTGATGGTACCTGCAGtgattgaaaaaacattttaatttagtttttaagtaaataaaaatgtttcgtCATCAGTTACTCACGGATAGTGGTTCACCCAAAGCCGGAGACATGTAGGCACCCTCTGGTCGCGGTGCGTTAGGATCTTTAGGGTTGGCCGCGATCTCAAGTTCGACGTCATCGTCTTCGTAGAACTCGGGCAGCGGCCGTCGTTTGGGTCGTTTAAGTGTATTTAACAATTGTTGAATTTTGGCCGACACTTTCCAACGGCCACTGCTGGATACCGTGCCCATTCCATCGTCACTAGACGATTGTCTGGAATCTCGGCTGTACCGATTTACTCGATCCGCGGGTGTATATCTCCTGGACTGCGTCACGTTATTCGTAACGTCTGGAGGTTGAGGGTCTGAAAGATACAATAAGATATAATGTaacagcacacacacacacacaatacaagtaacaaatatgatattataaaaaagtaataagaaaacgcgattatatatatatattatacatataggtttTAATCTGTtctaataatgtatatgtattttattggaTTGTTTGCTCACATGGAGGTCGGACGTTGTGCAACATGTCAGCCACTTCAGTCACCTCGGGCTTATTGCGTTTGATTTTATCCTGCTCCTTAGGAGTCTCGATAATCGTCCTGGACTCATCCCAATAACTGGGACCGTTGTTTCCGGACACTCCACCTCCAGGCGCACCATTAGGAATCCTATAAACCCAAAACGATTTAGtcaacgaataaataataataatgtaccaaatgtttagaaaaacgGCGGTATTTCATCACTCGACTGACGAAAAATACAATAGGAGGTTTTTGCGCTCACTTGGTGTGgtggtgatgatgatgatgtctatgttgctgctgttgctgcatCGACGGCAGTGGCTGATGTTGAGGTCCATGAGTAGCAGAAGGAGAAATGGTAGTGGCAACGACAGtggcagcagcagcaacagtcTTTGGATGTGGCGGTGTATCTCTAGCAGACCCACCCGTACTACTGGTATCCGCTCCGCTGCTA includes:
- the LOC132930033 gene encoding LOW QUALITY PROTEIN: disco-interacting protein 2 (The sequence of the model RefSeq protein was modified relative to this genomic sequence to represent the inferred CDS: deleted 1 base in 1 codon), whose amino-acid sequence is MKPITFENLRRLIGGRRKNKDRNESPFKRSDSFKRISIRRNYLDGRGGGQKGRNPTKKPLPIDIVGDGDESPQRYQNHQQQQQQNSSALASSKPDANPPASDPVVCRLQASPRAACRRPISPLPAPPGRDDAPPPPVERRRQAVAPAPPPPPPPPSPPPADEASATAASAATAGSSAATVQAAPVIDYGEWIRCIRAEEDLNNLKRSCSPPPPPTPPARYRYHVHKELDDSSRTDSAISLGRIWMDAPMLPPAAPRSLELPARPAAASAMAADGDGQPQRRAHHSLESALKDKRDDRPVPCRRFHRYPVAADGVNKTASRSSVASTCSGKDSGFSLSAPGLSDPPRPSKQQLFRKKAPRRPAAAVASKPSTTTTAPQQHAPTSQDQLYQVVVGRSPFRQLKLDPMMFVPPERRRTAPHHHHHHPKPRTAVVEIRDYCVPKDARLQHRRDAADHYRGDTDDEDDEQDRLYESISKGSLGRWQESTDDADTEDDDQEQLQQLYHRRHQQHHHCHHHCHHHHQAQDQNRTPAARNTDRVKRKKSARRNIKYVVKPVRRAPSAATRRPSVTAKSKTAGTPTASDITQKGYEKKKTRLLAPYAPKQPQAGPPSASNSKQPSSQQHQHHQHRTRRTQRRVTHNEKRYHSEVRQEAVQQALAAMQSRPKPSLPMPSKRTSVMARSPDRSATARNETDSSSDDDSVGDHIPDRGEIKDRGSGGRERSSGADTSSTGGSARDTPPHPKTVAAAATVVATTISPSATHGPQHQPLPSMQQQQQHRHHHHHHHTKIPNGAPGGGVSGNNGPSYWDESRTIIETPKEQDKIKRNKPEVTEVADMLHNVRPPYPQPPDVTNNVTQSRRYTPADRVNRYSRDSRQSSSDDGMGTVSSSGRWKVSAKIQQLLNTLKRPKRRPLPEFYEDDDVELEIAANPKDPNAPRPEGAYMSPALGEPLSVPSGLPRNLEAALQRYGSSTFKAPVATVLDPNGKLSITLTYGKLLSRSHKVAYTLLNRPLVKGNGGGECLKHGDRVALVYPNSDPLNFLCSFYGCIFAGIVPVPIEVPLTRRDAGSQQIGFLLGSCGVQVALTSDVCLKGLPKTATGDVVAFKGWPKLHWFVTEHLPKTPKDWCPPPHIGEDTPSYIEYTTDKEGSVMGVSVSRTAMLNQCRALSQSCNYTEGDTMVCVLDFKRETGLWHSVLTSILNGMHVIYIPYALMKVNPASWMQMITKYRASVAVVKSRDLHWGLLATKDHKDIVLSSLRLLLVGDGANPWSLSSCDQFLAVFQSKGLRPDALCPCASSSECLTVSVRRPGRAGVNATGRGVLSMSGLSYGVVRVDQENSLTSLTLQDCGQVMPNCSMVVVKMDGIPYMCKTDEVGEICMGGLSTTTCNYWGLPGLSNATFRVAPIGEDGKPTNDTIEYTRSGLLGFLGPGGLVFVCGSRDGLMTVTGRKHNADDIIATVLAVEPMKFIYRGRIAVFAIRVLRDERICVIAEQRPECSEEESFQWMSRVLQAVDSIHQVGLYCLALVPPNYLPKTPLGGIHLSECKRRFLDGNLHPANVLMCPHTCVTNLPKPREVHSVGGTVSDVGPASVMVGTIVQGNRLATAQGRDIGIIDMESDSNKTYLFISEILKMRAIRDPDHVIFTLVNAKGGAAATLTCSQLHKRAEKVSNLLNERAKVNTGDHVALIFPPGIDLICAFYGCLYVGAVPVTIRPPHPQNLQTTLPTVRMIVDVSKSTLVLSNQSIIKLLKSKEASNVVDVKSWPVILDTDDMPKKKIVPTYRAPTAELLAYLDFSVSTTGMLAGIKMSHAAVTSLCRSMKLACELYPSRHIALCLDPYCGLGFALWCLSSVYSGHHSILIPPSEIEINPGLWLSAVSQYQVRDTFCSYGVMELCTKGLASSVGLLKQRGVNLACVRTCVVVAEERPRINLTTSFSKLFSALGLSPRAVSTSFGCRVNVAICLQGASSPEPSCVYVDLRALRNDRVSLVERGSPHSLCLLESGKLLPGVKVIIAHPDTKGHCGDSHLGEIWVQAPHNASGYFSVFGNEISDGGNGSEQFNARLVTGSTGEVYARTGYLGFLRRTESTSTPSSVALHSTDTIDIMSLSDLSLASSNQSTLSSNATAPAELPELHDAVFVVGALDETIILRGMRYHPIDIENSVMRCHRKIAECAVFAWTNLLVVVVELDGNESEALDLVPLVTNVVLEEHHLIVGVAVVVDPGVVPINSRGEKQRMHLRDGFLADQLDPIYVAYNM